The Longimicrobium sp. genome contains the following window.
GGGAGGGTGGGGTCGGGCACGTGGCCGGGGTCGAAGCCGGTGCCCTCGTCCTGCACCTGGACGGACACCGCGTCGCGCGACAGCTCCACCTCTACGCGCACGCGCTTGTCGGGGTCGCTGCCGTTGCCATAGATCATGGCGTTGGCCAGTACCTCGGCCATCCCCACGCGAAAGTTGAGGGTCAGCCGTGAGCCGTCGAAGTCGTAGGCCCGCAGCCGGTCGGAGAGGTAGCCGACGGCTCCCTCGATGACCCGCGGGTCGCTGGGCAGCTCCAGCACGAACACGCTCTGCTCGGGCGGAGAGCCGCCGATATCGGGTTTTGCCATGTGCCTAGCGCACCTTTGCCTGCGCGGAGCGGTGCATGGCCCGCCGTGGCCTGGTCGTCATGGGCAAACGCGGCGGGCCGCGCCGGGCACCAGCCCGGAACGGCCGCCGGACCGTTGCAGTGTGGGCCGGATCAGAAGCCCGTGAGGGCCGCTTCGCGAGTGTCGGCGATGTTGAACAGCGTGTCGAGCTTGGTGAGCTCGAACAGCGTCCGCAGGTCCTCGTTCAGGTTGGCCAGCCGCAGCTCGCCACCCTGCTCGCGGATCTTCTTCGACAGGCTCACGAGCACGCCCAGGCCGGACGAATCGATGTAGCCGGTGTTGGAGAAGTCGATGAGAAACTTGCGCTCCCCGCCTTCCAACTCGTCGAGCACCTTCTGCTTCAGCTCCTGGCGGTTGCCCACGATGAGCTGCCCATCCACATCGACCACCACCACACCATTGTTCTTGCTCGTGTGGAAGCTCATGACTCCTCGGTATCCACGGTTCCGGGTAAAACACCCTGGGCATGCCGGGGCAAGCGATGTGCCACCTCCGGCCCAAAACGCGGAGGCCGGCCCGGCCCTTCCGCTGTACGGAGCACACGGTAGGGCGCGGGGCGCGCTTGCGCAATAAGCGTCACCCCGCCAGCAGGCCGGTGATGCAGGCCACGTTGACGATGTCGGCGGGCGTGGCGCCGCG
Protein-coding sequences here:
- a CDS encoding STAS domain-containing protein, encoding MSFHTSKNNGVVVVDVDGQLIVGNRQELKQKVLDELEGGERKFLIDFSNTGYIDSSGLGVLVSLSKKIREQGGELRLANLNEDLRTLFELTKLDTLFNIADTREAALTGF
- a CDS encoding ATP-binding protein, translating into MAKPDIGGSPPEQSVFVLELPSDPRVIEGAVGYLSDRLRAYDFDGSRLTLNFRVGMAEVLANAMIYGNGSDPDKRVRVEVELSRDAVSVQVQDEGTGFDPGHVPDPTLPENLDLCGGRGIFLIRTLMDEVRYNDAGNCVRLVLRRDESRRRASGE